In Phalacrocorax carbo chromosome 1, bPhaCar2.1, whole genome shotgun sequence, the genomic stretch agaaggtCAGGCAGATCGCAAGAGGCTTATGTGATAAGTCTAGCAGCACCCCTTCATGGAGAGCTGCAGAATATTCTCAGCTTGACACAGAACTTGGACAAACCTCTTTACTAAAGATCTTTAATTTGAATGTACTGCATCTGGAATAGATGGATGGGTAGATGAGTGTTCTCCGTCTCCCAAACTGACACAGAAAAGTAGTGTGCCTTTAGCGGGAATAAAGGCATTCAGTCTTTGGGGCTTGCTGAGCCCTTGGCCCCTCTGCACAGAGCTTCAGCAAGCTTACCATCCCAGCACCAAGGGTGGgtgctgggaagagcacagctgAAGCAATGATCTGGGCTGAAATCCCATTTATTTCCCCCAGAATACCTCCTAGATTTAAACAGTCTGAGTTAGATTTAACCCAGAGACTAGGAGTAAAAGGCTCTGCATCCCTTTGCAAGCCTGGTATCCCTGCAGAGACCTTTCTTACTGAAGGTCACATCAAGATGCCAGGAAGCTCAAACTCAAGTGATTAACAAGGGACCCTTCATTTGAGTGATTCATCAGTCTCGGCCATGGGGAGGAGCAGAAGTCCTTGGCTGGGTAAAGGGCACTGAGTGCATGGGAAGCCCCAAGTCTACGGTGCCACACAAACCTTGCCTAAGAAGCAAAGGGGCAGAAAGGTGAGTGGTAAGTACAAGACCCAGATCAGCAAAGAGCCAAGTGATGATCAGCCCTGCTTGTGCAGGGCAGGACTGTCATCCCTACCAAGGCTTCTGGACTGCTGCCCAGCCAGGAGAGGCTCTTCTGGACTCGATGGGCAGTGTGTCAGACCTCAGGCACCCCGAAGGCCAGGTTGTCCCGAATCATCAGTGTCTTCCGAAGGTCTCGTTCCATGATCGGCCTCTGCGTTCGCCACTTATGAGCCTCCTGGAGTCCTGGCTCAAAGTAGTAAATGCAAGCTCCAAAGCCCACCAGGATGAGAATGGAGATCATCAGATACACTGGCACAAACCAATCCAAGAAGTGGGGCATGGCTGTCAGAGAAAAGGGGAGAAGCCTCATGCAGTGGGAGCACCCAAAAGCCACTTCCACCAGGCTTCATTACGAGACATAGGTCTCATCAACAGTGCTCAGCCCCTCCATGCCCCTCCTCACAGTCCCGCTGCACCCTGTTTCATGCTTGGTTGCACCCCAAGTCACCTCAGCCTTCGGGACAGGGCAATCCCCGTGGCTCATCATTGGGACCCCCTCACTGAGCAGcactcctgctccctccccacagagTGGGGTGAGCCTACATGCCCCCAACCCTGCTGCCAGCGATAAAACATAGTCAGCAGGTGCCTGGCTAA encodes the following:
- the SMIM45 gene encoding small integral membrane protein 45 — encoded protein: MPHFLDWFVPVYLMISILILVGFGACIYYFEPGLQEAHKWRTQRPIMERDLRKTLMIRDNLAFGVPEV